In Tenrec ecaudatus isolate mTenEca1 chromosome 4, mTenEca1.hap1, whole genome shotgun sequence, a single window of DNA contains:
- the LOC142444773 gene encoding L-lactate dehydrogenase A chain yields the protein MATLKDQLIQNLLKEEQTPQNKITVVGVGAVGMACAISILMKDLADELALVDVMEDKLKGEMMDLQHGSLFLRTPKIVSGKDYDVTANSKLVIITAGARQQEGESRLNLVQRNVNIFKFIIPNVVKYSPNCKLLIVSNPVDILTYVAWKISGFPKNRVIGSGCNLDSARFRYLMGERLGVHPLSCHGWVLGEHGDSSVPVWSGVNVAGVSLKNLHPALGTDSDKEQWKDVHKQVVESAYEVIKLKGYTSWAIGLSVADLAESIMKNLRRVHPISTMIKGLYGINEDVFLSVPCILGQNGISDVVKVTLTTEEEARLKKSADTLWEIQKELQF from the exons ATGGCAACTCTGAAGGACCAGCTGATTCAGAATCTCCTGAAGGAAGAACAGACCCCCCAGAATAAGATTACAGTTGTTGGGGTGGGTGCTGTGGGCATGGCCTGTGCCATCAGTATCTTAATGAAG GACTTGGCAGATGAACTCGCCCTTGTTGACGTCATGGAAGACAAATTGAAGGGTGAAATGATGGATCTCCAGCATGGCAGCCTTTTCCTTCGAACACCAAAAATCGTCTCTGGCAAAG ACTATGATGTAACTGCAAATTCCAAGTTGGTCATTATCACGGCTGGAGCTCGTCAGCAGGAGGGAGAAAGTCGTCTTAATTTGGTCCAACGCAACGTGAACATCTTCAAGTTCATCATTCCGAACGTCGTAAAGTACAGTCCAAACTGCAAGTTGCTCATTGTTTCTAATCCAG TGGATATCCTTACCTATGTGGCTTGGAAGATAAGTGGCTTCCCCAAGAACCGTGTTATTGGAAGTGGTTGCAATCTGGATTCAGCACGGTTCCGTTACCTCATGGGGGAGAGGCTGGGAGTGCACCCATTAAGCTGTCACGGATGGGTCCTTGGAGAGCATGGAGACTCTAGTG TGCCAGTTTGGAGTGGAGTGAATGTTGCTGGTGTCTCCCTGAAAAACCTGCATCCTGCTTTAGGCACTGATTCAGATAAGGAACAATGGAAAGATGTCCACAAACAGGTGGTCGAAAG TGCTTATGAGGTGATCAAACTGAAAGGCTATACTTCCTGGGCCATTGGGCTGTCTGTGGCTGACTTGGCAGAGAGTATAATGAAGAATCTCAGGCGGGTACATCCCATTTCCACCATGATTAAG GGCCTTTATGGCATAAACGAGGACGTCTTCCTCAGTGTTCCATGCATCCTGGGACAGAACGGAATCTCAGACGTGGTGAAGGTGACTCTGACTACCGAGGAAGAGGCCCGGTTGAAGAAAAGTGCAGATACGCTTTGGGAGATCCAAAAAGAGCTGCAGTTTTAA